One Misgurnus anguillicaudatus chromosome 19, ASM2758022v2, whole genome shotgun sequence genomic region harbors:
- the LOC141351220 gene encoding interferon-induced very large GTPase 1-like, whose amino-acid sequence MSLSNNGVSKPDPVHPMDVQMAVFHCADSFLKQLMVTKLSQCQFALPLLVPHPFTQQIEFPLWTFRQINKSWKMRNTNNDIISKEEPVYKAETPMVSFFRFGSVSSSKSQLMNNLINEKHNTFFHRNCPGSSRTRLLMDGVVEIAWFCPSGKDTDKFNDCVAFCNLHGDAGVNEKQLQILTQKSSVNVVLLSQFDENDKNMITLENLYSDPKPLICLFSEDESNVIEIDTGKYKIGLKDRNQSDVSEELRRAINDCLSSSASVSMFRLEDLSKHSDIRVDEEDDEDCRRGREAAQQMMSLLENKNLREIKESFLPCQGELWHQWCQKNKELHRPQGEDIEQEIRRKQTEMKKIREEQHESHISELINFFITQMNSYATNKRFFLKWLRILLNEVTSSDLSALQHKYEKNWSKVSKLKEGNENTNQLKEESELEKISEELQAAAFGLEHIMREIGQIYESCSSVKKNKTDLKFNFSSLPSLAAEMMISGFPLELMDGDAAHVPLIWITAVLDKLMSIIGDQSIFVISVLGLQSSGKSTMLNAMFGLQFAVSAGRCTRGAFMQLIRVSEEMKDQMKFDYILVVDTEGLRALESDRKSTKHHDNELATFVVGLGNLTLINIFGENPAEMQDILQIVVQAFLRMKKVKLNPSCMFVHQNVSDVTAKEKNMEGRRRLLKTLDEMTKLAAEDEDINAECFSDVINFDVHNDVKYFAQLWEGSPPMAPPNPNYCENIQELKKTIISKASKSNGMRLTHLKKHIKDLWEALLNERFVFSFRNSLEISAYRRLETEYSKWTWTLRSAMMEIQTKLHNKIENEAIHEIDEIELQRELKEKSDEVKKCMCNFFDKDPDADSLIQWKTSFEIKINNVQENIVNETKRKLKEILGQLDLKRKMDAQKTQHENTLLEKSKELALKLKDKTNDEETLKREFDLFWEDCVKKITTDTTPIKDIDILKDVRKLLSDIYESLNVDQWKDSDIFTVESYSDYVQIKKSSGLTGFVKKLISGSLSHQTESKVRALINEIVQQTDIMIQSFNISKLGYNFSYIQKLTDYIKARITDYEEKSVKYVFNKEFFIDLVFSIFKRSEKTITDQHRMFREANDPVLYLKKKRNEYYSIFKKYCRGATSAAIFGEIICQKLKEPIEQSVYKQTARDLADEIRSNCPSLNGNRSNLEKHILKKLAEEENFDKYMNYIKNPKEHFKSFIRDEVHQYISDQFSISVQPKMNQNIKVLQQKILTAAHESTEDVQVKSGDVDLWLKFFTQKLSDVLIFSVKDFSGVKHDDVDDFKLLEDVIRTELPSIMSDISREFSTDTFNNKLDLNNRPDEILIDHLCQCCWVQCPFCGAICTNTIENHDGDHSVPFHRVNGINGWHYKDTTNLCVEICTTQVASNTASFYPDSTDRTVLWREYRTAGERFEKWSITPDLSELPYWKWFVCRFQKDLEKHYKKTFQNCGNIPDEWRQITRQEAVECLDKYI is encoded by the coding sequence ATGTCTTTGTCTAATAATGGAGTGAGTAAACCAGACCCTGTTCACCCAATGGATGTTCAGATGGCCGTGTTTCATTGTGCTGATAGTTTCCTAAAGCAGTTGATGGTCACTAAACTCTCACAGTGTCAGTTTGCTCTTCCTCTTCTTGTTCCTCATCCATTCACACAACAGATTGAGTTTCCTCTCTGGACATTCAGACAAATCAACAAGAGCTGGAAGATGAGAAATACTAACAATGACATCATCAGTAAAGAAGAGCCAGTGTACAAAGCAGAAACTCCAATGGTGTCGTTCTTCAGGTTTGGTTCTGTGTCTTCATCCAAGTCTCAGCTGATGAACAATCTGATCAATGAGAAACACAACACGTTCTTCCACAGGAACTGTCCAGGCAGCAGCAGAACCAGACTACTGATGGATGGAGTGGTGGAGATCGCCTGGTTCTGCCCATCTGGAAAAGACACAGATAAATTTAATGACTGTGTTGCCTTCTGTAATCTTCATGGTGATGCAGGAGTCAATGAGAAACAACTGCAGATTCTGACTCAAAAGTCTTCAGTCAATGTCGTTCTTCTGTCACAGTTTGACGAGAATGACAAAAACATGATCACACTCGAAAATCTCTACAGTGACCCAAAGCCACTTATTTGCCTTTTTTCTGAGGATGAATCTAATGTAATTGAGATAGATACAGGAAAATACAAAATTGGTTTGAAAGACAGAAATCAGTCTGATGTATCTGAAGAACTCAGAAGAGCTATAAATGATTGTCTCTCATCTTCAGCCTCAGTCTCCATGTTCAGACTTGAAGATTTGTCCAAACACTCAGATATCAGAGTAGATGAGGAAGATGATGAAGACTGCAGGAGAGGAAGAGAAGCAGCACAGCAGATGATGAGTTTACTGGAGAATAAAAATCTGAGAGAAATCAAAGAATCATTTCTGCCCTGTCAGGGTGAACTCTGGCATCAGTGGTGTCAGAAGAACAAAGAACTTCATCGACCTCAAGGAGAAGACATAGAACAAGAAATAAgaagaaaacaaacagaaatgaAGAAAATTCGGGAAGAGCAACATGAATCCCACATAAGTGAGTTAATAAACTTCTTTATAACACAAATGAACTCATATGCTACAAATAAACGTTTTTTCCTGAAATGGCTCAGAATCCTTCTGAATGAAGTTACCTCATCTGATCTTTCTGCTCTGCAACACAAGTATGAAAAAAACTGGTCAAAGGTCTCAAAACTCAAGGAAGGAAATGAAAACACTAACCAACTCAAAGAAGAATCAGAACTTGAGAAAATATCTGAAGAACTTCAAGCAGCAGCCTTTGGTTTGGAGCACATCATGAGAGAGATCGGTCAGATCTATGAATCATGTTCATCTGTGAAGAAGAATAAGACAGATCTGAAGTTTAACTTCTCTTCTCTCCCGAGTCTTGCAGCAGAGATGATGATCAGTGGATTTCCACTGGAGCTGATGGATGGAGATGCTGCTCATGTTCCTCTGATCTGGATCACTGCTGTTCTAGATAAACTCATGTCGATAATAGGAGACCAGAGCATCTTTGTGATTTCAGTTTTAGGGCTTCAGAGCTCTGGGAAATCAACCATGTTGAATGCCATGTTTGGACTTCAGTTTGCAGTCAGTGCTGGACGATGTACCAGAGGAGCTTTCATGCAGCTGATCAGAGTATCAGAGGAGATGAAAGATCAGATGAAGTTTGATTATATTCTGGTTGTTGATACTGAGGGTCTTCGGGCTCTAGAATCTGATAGAAAATCCACAAAACATCATGACAATGAATTGGCCACATTTGTTGTTGGTCTTGGTAATCTGACATTGATCAACATCTTTGGAGAAAACCCAGCTGAGATGCAGGATATTCTTCAGATTGTTGTTCAGGCCTTTCTGAGGATGAAGAAGGTCAAACTGAATCCCAGCTGTATGTTTGTGCATCAGAACGTTTCAGACGTCACAGCTAAAGAGAAAAACATGGAGGGAAGGAGACGACTGCTGAAGACACTGGATGAGATGACAAAACTCGCTGCTGAAGATGAGGATATTAATGCAGAATGTTTCAGTGATGTCATTAATTTTGATGTACATAATGATGTGAAGTATTTTGCTCAGCTGTGGGAGGGAAGCCCACCAATGGCACCACCAAACCCAAACTACTGTGAAAATATTCAAGAACTAAAGAAAACTATTATTTCAAAAGCCTCAAAATCAAATGGAATGAGGCTGACACACCTGAAAAAGCATATTAAAGATCTCTGGGAGGCTTTACTGAATGAACGATTTGTGTTCAGCTTCAGAAATTCTCTGGAGATTTCAGCATACAGGAGACTGGAGACAGAATACAGCAAGTGGACCTGGACTCTACGCAGTGCCATGATGGAAATTCAGACCAAACTGCATAATAAAATAGAAAATGAAGCAATTCATGAGATTGACGAAATTGAACTTCAGAGGGAACTAAAGGAGAAAAGTGATgaagtaaaaaaatgtatgtgcaaTTTCTTTGACAAAGATCCAGATGCTGATTCACTGATTCAATGGAAAACATCATTTGAGATAAAAATTAACAATGTTCAAGAAAACATTGTAAATGAAACAAagagaaaattaaaagaaattctTGGGCAGCTAGACCTGAAGAGAAAAATGGATGCTCAGAAGACACAACATGAAAACACTCTCTTAGAAAAGAGCAAAGAACTTGCATTAAAACTCAAAGACAAAACAAACGATGAAGAAACTCTAAAGAGAGAGTTTGATTTGTTTTGGGAAGACTGTGTAAAGAAGATCACCACAGATACTACTCCAATCAAAGACATTGACATATTAAAAGATGTGAGAAAACTCCTTAGTGACATCTATGAAAGTCTCAATGTAGATCAATGGAAGGACAGTGATATTTTTACTGTGGAGAGTTATTCAGATTATGTACAGATAAAGAAATCCAGTGGCTTAACAGGATTCGTTAAAAAACTAATTTCAGGTTCACTTTCTCATCAAACTGAAAGCAAAGTAAGAGCCCTAATTAATGAAATTGTTCAGCAGACAGACATAATGATTCAGTCATTTAATATTTCAAAGCTGGGCTACAACTTCAGCTACATTCAAAAGCTCACAGATTACATTAAGGCAAGAATAACAGATTATGAGGAAAAGTCTGTGAAATATGTGTTCAATAAGGAATTCTTTATAGATTTGGTATTTTCTATATTTAAGAGATCAGAAAAGACAATCACTGATCAACACAGAATGTTCAGAGAAGCCAATGATCCTGTTCTCTATCTGAAGAAGAAGAGGAAtgaatactatagtattttcAAGAAATACTGTCGAGGAGCAACATCAGCTGCTATTTTTGGTGAGATCATCTGTCAGAAACTGAAAGAACCCATTGAACAGAGTGTCTATAAACAGACTGCCAGAGATTTAGCAGATGAAATCAGATCAAACTGTCCATCACTGAATGGAAACAGATCAAATCTGGAGAAACACATCCTGAAGAAACTGGCAGAAGAGGAGAACTTTGACAAATACATGAACTACATTAAAAATCCAAAAGAACACTTCAAGAGTTTCATCAGAGATGAAGTCCATCAGTACATCAGTGATCAGTTCAGTATCAGTGTTCAACCCAAGATGAATCAGAACATTAAAGTCCTGCAGCAGAAGATCCTGACAGCAGCTCATGAATCTACTGAAGATGTTCAAGTGAAGAGTGGAGATGTTGATTTGTGGTTGAAGTTTTTCACACAGAAGCTCTCAGATGTTCTGATATTCTCTGTGAAGGACTTCAGTGGAGTCAAACATGATGATGTTGATGATTTTAAACTCCTAGAAGATGTCATAAGAACAGAACTTCCATCTATAATGTCTGACATCAGCAGAGAGTTCAGCACAgatacatttaataataaactgGATCTCAACAACAGACCAGATGAGATTCTGATTGATCACTTATGTCAGTGCTGTTGGGTTCAGTGTCCGTTCTGTGGGGCCATCTGCACCAACACAATAGAGAATCATGATGGAGATCACAGTGTTCCTTTCCATAGAGTGAATGGAATTAATGGGTGGCATTACAAGGACACAACAAACTTGTGTGTTGAAATATGCACAACACAAGTAGCAAGCAACACTGCATCTTTTTATCCAGATTCCACAGACAGGACAGTCCTCTGGAGAGAATACAGAACAGCAGGAGAACGTTTTGAAAAGTGGAGCATCACCCCTGACCTCTCTGAGCTGCCATACTGGAAGTGGTTTGTGTGCAGATTTCAAAAAGATCTTGAAAagcattataaaaaaacatttcagaatTGTGGAAATATTCCAGATGAATGGAGACAAATCACAAGACAGGAAGCTGTTGAATGTTTAGATAAATACATCTAA